A DNA window from Cognatiyoonia koreensis contains the following coding sequences:
- a CDS encoding SAM-dependent methyltransferase, with protein MNAIEPKGAVFEQEATVNDWDEDYYPPLAIALYDRSIPWMLNAMGAKPDDLVLDAGCGPGVHSIRAANYGCRVHAIDLSETMLSHARDRAKAAGVDDKITFRQANLVEFHPEKPYRFVFSWGVIIHVPQVDEALKSLADAVESGGSLALQLVMEGSADFMVERALRAVMGKPLKDREKTDFGTGNWYTMNGERLWVLRFNLRDLDKRMATLGFKRIARRAAEATEHQRRLTGWTRNILLRINDVISRFNILPGLASTQILVYRKINS; from the coding sequence ATGAATGCGATTGAACCAAAAGGCGCTGTCTTTGAGCAAGAAGCAACAGTAAACGATTGGGACGAAGATTATTATCCGCCTTTGGCTATCGCACTTTATGACCGTTCCATCCCCTGGATGCTGAACGCGATGGGTGCAAAGCCCGATGATCTGGTGCTTGATGCTGGCTGCGGCCCCGGTGTCCATTCCATCCGCGCCGCCAACTACGGCTGTCGCGTTCACGCTATCGACCTCTCGGAAACGATGCTGTCTCATGCACGCGACCGCGCCAAAGCAGCCGGCGTCGATGACAAAATAACCTTCCGACAGGCCAATCTGGTCGAATTTCACCCAGAAAAACCATACCGGTTTGTATTCAGCTGGGGCGTAATCATTCACGTGCCACAGGTGGATGAGGCCTTGAAGAGTCTTGCCGATGCGGTCGAATCAGGGGGAAGCCTTGCGTTGCAGCTTGTCATGGAAGGATCGGCAGACTTCATGGTTGAACGCGCCTTGCGTGCAGTGATGGGAAAGCCCCTCAAGGATCGCGAAAAGACAGATTTTGGGACTGGTAACTGGTACACCATGAATGGCGAACGTCTTTGGGTGTTACGGTTCAACTTGCGCGATTTAGACAAACGCATGGCGACGCTGGGATTCAAGCGGATTGCGCGCCGCGCTGCGGAGGCGACCGAACACCAGCGACGCTTGACTGGTTGGACGCGCAACATCTTGCTGCGTATCAACGATGTGATCAGCCGTTTCAATATCCTGCCGGGCCTCGCATCGACGCAGATCCTTGTCTATCGCAAGATCAATAGCTAG
- a CDS encoding G8 domain-containing protein gives MGLSVLLGMMFGAVSWIFGTETNFKSASTAAAQDNGIKSSKAVHGKKSLQPDQGNEPESEDDEPHKPGKPDDKGQGHGKNNPKPDHDDPVEEDHDHPSVTLSGDTPEEIEAFVQAVRSAPEAHAHGDHSGMAKEHLAALDLVPRDEATHIAVRDGDWDDPDTWYQGNIPGDGSRVLIPEGVHVHYDFESDARIFTLRVDGELEFATDTDSKLVVDTFVASPTSKLVMGTEDNPVDADVNIDIIFANNGAINVDWDPMLLSRGLIAHGEVSIHGTEKDSHEKVIEDPMAGDKSVTFAEAPTGWAVGDTIVIAGTTYEGYYDWQPAVGYIPSQDEVRVISSIDGNTIHFDEPLEFDHDTPRADLKTSVANYTRNVSFETEDADFAEVSERGHVMFMHNDDVEVRYAEFHELGRTDKSTDASDVGDLDEVLSDSNVKGRYSLHIHRAGVESEDQPAILEGNAVFGSPGWGYVHHDSHAILDNNASFNTFGAGYVAESGNETGVWSDNIAIFSKGMSWQDPKGINASPSNLEDFDMGRSGDGFWFQGRMIESTDNVAASVHNGFVYFHRGFLADDSMLTYDASVTDLEAAFHYDDAVRPDTHPILGFHGNEAFASKAGVYVLKGWFTQDHAISTVMDDFTAWNVKTGADLAYTGHYILKDFDLVSRDFSEMLGGPGAGIDVGNNTIDLTIINPTIEGFKFGIDLEKTLLEPLPKEMTNFTVIDATLIDNETDYRNYDPELDTIISSDDLPMLTPDIELDDRLTYSHTAAGGNPVYLTGVKSDSLGEADFVDGPNEFKLSPRDVLNILEEQGYFTTSDGEQYFVVDIYFSDRLSGDIYVEKHPVFVQEGSGLGEDGNWWFRNVEHNGEADLGGPDDPTFDAAQLWATLVEGQPVISDDFSQHAEMDDAEMDHMELH, from the coding sequence ATGGGCCTGTCAGTTCTGCTCGGCATGATGTTTGGCGCGGTTTCCTGGATCTTCGGAACCGAAACAAACTTCAAATCAGCCTCCACCGCTGCTGCACAAGACAATGGTATAAAGAGTTCCAAAGCAGTTCACGGAAAGAAATCACTTCAACCTGATCAAGGTAACGAACCAGAAAGTGAAGACGACGAACCCCACAAACCGGGCAAACCTGATGACAAGGGTCAAGGGCATGGCAAAAACAATCCAAAGCCCGACCACGATGACCCTGTTGAAGAAGATCATGATCATCCGTCAGTCACCTTGTCTGGGGACACCCCCGAGGAGATCGAAGCCTTCGTACAAGCAGTTCGGTCTGCGCCCGAAGCGCACGCGCATGGCGACCACTCCGGCATGGCCAAAGAGCATTTGGCTGCATTGGACTTGGTCCCGCGCGACGAAGCGACTCACATCGCCGTCCGGGATGGTGACTGGGACGATCCCGACACGTGGTATCAGGGCAATATCCCTGGTGACGGTTCCCGCGTTCTAATCCCCGAAGGCGTCCACGTCCACTATGATTTTGAGAGCGACGCGCGCATATTCACGCTGCGTGTCGACGGTGAGCTTGAATTCGCAACCGACACCGACAGCAAGCTGGTCGTAGATACATTTGTCGCCTCGCCGACCAGTAAGCTAGTGATGGGAACAGAAGATAACCCTGTCGACGCCGACGTGAATATCGACATCATCTTCGCCAACAACGGCGCGATCAATGTCGACTGGGATCCAATGCTGCTCAGCCGCGGCTTAATCGCACATGGCGAAGTCAGCATCCACGGGACGGAAAAGGACTCACATGAAAAGGTCATCGAAGATCCGATGGCTGGCGATAAGTCCGTGACCTTTGCAGAAGCGCCGACAGGTTGGGCCGTTGGCGATACAATCGTCATCGCTGGCACCACCTACGAAGGCTATTACGATTGGCAACCCGCCGTGGGCTACATTCCTTCACAGGATGAAGTTCGCGTCATCAGCTCCATTGATGGCAATACCATCCATTTTGATGAACCGTTGGAGTTCGATCACGACACCCCGCGCGCTGATCTGAAGACTTCTGTAGCCAACTACACTCGCAACGTCTCATTCGAGACAGAAGACGCAGACTTTGCCGAGGTTTCAGAGCGCGGACATGTCATGTTCATGCATAACGATGATGTCGAAGTGCGCTATGCCGAGTTCCACGAACTTGGCCGGACAGATAAATCAACGGATGCGTCCGATGTTGGCGACCTTGACGAAGTGCTCTCTGACAGCAATGTCAAAGGTCGCTATTCTCTGCATATTCACCGCGCAGGTGTTGAAAGCGAAGATCAGCCAGCGATTCTGGAAGGGAATGCCGTGTTCGGCTCGCCCGGATGGGGTTACGTACACCACGATAGTCACGCGATCCTCGATAACAATGCCAGCTTCAACACGTTTGGCGCAGGTTATGTCGCCGAAAGCGGGAACGAAACTGGCGTATGGTCTGACAACATCGCAATCTTTTCCAAAGGGATGAGCTGGCAAGATCCCAAAGGCATCAATGCAAGTCCATCCAATCTCGAAGACTTCGATATGGGGCGCAGCGGTGATGGTTTCTGGTTCCAGGGCCGGATGATAGAATCAACTGACAACGTTGCTGCAAGCGTTCACAATGGATTTGTCTATTTCCACCGGGGCTTTCTCGCTGACGACTCAATGCTGACATATGACGCATCCGTCACTGATCTTGAGGCTGCATTTCACTATGATGATGCAGTTAGACCAGACACGCATCCCATACTCGGATTTCACGGCAACGAAGCATTTGCATCCAAAGCCGGGGTCTATGTTTTAAAGGGATGGTTCACACAGGATCACGCGATCAGCACAGTGATGGACGACTTCACCGCATGGAATGTGAAAACGGGTGCAGATCTTGCCTATACCGGCCATTATATTCTGAAAGACTTCGATCTGGTCTCGCGCGATTTCTCCGAGATGCTGGGCGGTCCAGGGGCCGGAATCGACGTCGGCAACAACACGATCGATCTGACGATTATCAATCCAACGATCGAAGGTTTCAAATTTGGAATCGATCTGGAAAAAACGCTGCTCGAGCCACTCCCAAAAGAAATGACAAATTTCACTGTTATTGATGCGACGTTAATTGATAACGAGACAGACTATCGGAACTACGACCCCGAACTTGATACGATCATCAGTTCCGATGATCTACCAATGTTGACACCGGACATCGAACTCGACGACAGGCTCACCTACAGCCACACCGCAGCAGGTGGCAATCCTGTTTATTTGACAGGGGTAAAGTCCGATAGCCTGGGCGAAGCAGATTTTGTGGATGGCCCGAACGAGTTTAAATTGTCACCCCGCGATGTTCTCAATATCCTTGAAGAACAGGGATATTTCACAACCAGCGACGGCGAGCAGTATTTTGTTGTGGACATTTACTTTTCCGATCGTTTGTCAGGTGACATCTATGTCGAAAAGCACCCTGTATTCGTTCAGGAAGGCTCTGGACTTGGAGAAGACGGGAACTGGTGGTTCCGCAATGTAGAACACAACGGAGAGGCAGACCTTGGCGGACCGGATGATCCGACTTTTGATGCTGCTCAGCTTTGGGCAACCCTCGTGGAAGGCCAGCCTGTTATTTCCGACGATTTCTCTCAGCATGCCGAAATGGACGATGCCGAAATGGATCATATGGAACTACACTAG
- a CDS encoding WecB/TagA/CpsF family glycosyltransferase: MMVWSQSEHGDIKVTTSNQASLLADLVARFDAGVGFSVATLNLDHVVKLRRDAAFRQAYSQHTHVTADGNPIVWLSRLAGQDVSLIPGSELITPLAALAATHGVPVALYGSDECSLSQAAAALRQEHPTLEVAFCKSPDMGFDPDGPIATADMKDLNASGAGLCFIALGAPKQERLAARAQKLHPHIGFVSIGAGLNFISGSEKRAPRWVQAIAAEWLWRMMSNPERLAGRYAACILALPRLTVRAISARFSTKSILP; encoded by the coding sequence ATGATGGTCTGGAGCCAGAGTGAGCATGGAGACATTAAGGTCACGACCTCTAATCAGGCCAGTCTGCTAGCTGATCTGGTGGCCCGCTTTGATGCGGGTGTAGGTTTCTCCGTTGCCACGCTGAACCTTGATCACGTGGTAAAGCTGCGGCGTGACGCCGCTTTTCGGCAAGCGTATTCACAACACACCCATGTGACGGCGGATGGCAATCCGATTGTCTGGCTATCGCGACTGGCGGGACAGGACGTGTCCTTGATCCCGGGTTCAGAATTAATCACCCCTCTTGCCGCTTTGGCCGCAACCCATGGTGTGCCGGTAGCTCTGTACGGGTCTGATGAATGCTCGCTTTCGCAGGCCGCTGCGGCATTGAGACAGGAACACCCAACTCTTGAGGTCGCATTCTGCAAATCGCCTGATATGGGTTTCGATCCGGATGGTCCGATTGCGACGGCCGATATGAAAGATCTGAACGCGTCAGGTGCAGGGCTTTGTTTTATCGCACTTGGTGCACCCAAGCAGGAACGGTTGGCCGCCCGCGCACAAAAGCTGCATCCCCATATCGGGTTTGTTTCAATCGGCGCAGGCCTGAATTTCATCAGCGGATCTGAAAAGAGGGCACCAAGATGGGTGCAAGCGATTGCGGCTGAATGGCTGTGGCGCATGATGTCCAACCCAGAACGCCTTGCCGGGCGTTATGCCGCCTGCATTCTGGCTTTGCCGCGTCTGACGGTCCGTGCAATTTCTGCAAGGTTCAGCACAAAGAGCATCTTGCCATGA